The genomic window AACGTCGATCCGATTCTGGGGCCGGAAATGCGCTCCACCGGTGAAGTGATGGGCGTGGGCCGTAGCTTCGGCGCCGCGTTTGCGCGCGGTCATGATGCTGCCGGCATCAAGACGCCGCCGAAGGGCAAGGTGTTCGTGTCGGTGCGTGATGCCGACAAGGATCGCCTGCTGCCGGTCGCCAAGGGCATCGCATCGCGCGGCTTCACGTTGGTCGCTACAGCCGGTACGGCAAGCTACCTCACCGAACACGGCGTGACCTGCGAACGCATCAACAAAGTGGCTGAAGGCCGGCCACATATCGTCGACCTGATCAAGAACGGCGAGATCGTCTATATCGTCAACACCACCGAGGGCAAGCAGGCGATTGCTGACTCGTTCTCGATCCGGCGCGAGGCCTTGCAGCACCGCGTTACGTACTCGACCACGGTCGCAGGTGCCCGTGCGTTGGTGCATTCACTGGATTTCCACGATACCGGCGAAGTCCACAGCCTGCAGGAACTTCACAAGGAGCTGAGCGCATGAGTCGCGCCCCCATCACCAAAGTTGGTTCAGAGCGTTTGCGGGGTGAATTGGATCACCTCAAATCGGTCAAGCGCCCGAAGGTCATCGCGGACATCGCCGAGGCACGTGCTCATGGCGATCTGAAGGAAAACGCGGAATACCACGCCGCGCGTGAGCAGCAGAGCTTTATCGAAGGCCGCATTGCCGAGCTGGAAGCGGCGCTGTCCACCGCGGAAGTGATCGATGTCTCGCGGCTTGCTGCGGGCAACAAGGTGGTCTTTGGCGCCACAGTTGCACTGGAAGATGAAGACAGTGGCGAGTCGGTGACCTATCAGATCGTGGGCGACCTGGAAGCCGACATCAAGCAGCGCCTGATTGCGGTGTCCTCGCCCATTGCTCGCGCCTTGATCGGCAAGAGCGCAGGCGACAGTTTCGAGTTCAAGGCGCCCAACGGCGTCAAGCGCTACGAAATCACGGGCGTCAGCTACGAGTGATCAGCAAGATCCGCCAAACCGGCGGGTCGTTCAAAAGATAAGCCGGGCTTCGATATCGAAGCCCGGCTTTTTTGTGGTCAGTCGGATCGGGGATTGAAGCCTCTGATGAGAGCTTGAGCATTCGCCGGATCATCTTCCGCAGGGTTGTAGATCAGCAAGATCCGCAGATCGACCACGATATGTATCAGGATCGGCAGGATCAGGTTTCCGGAGAGAATGGCGAGCATGCCGAACACCAGGCCTGCAGTGGTTGTTTCGATCACGCCTTGCTTGCCTTGGTAGATATGCCCGATACCGAAAGCCAGAGAACTAAGCAGCCAGGCGGGCAGCAAAGCGAGGGAAGGGCCCTCTGCAAGATGCCCGCGCAGATATTGGAGCAGGAAGCCCCGGTACAGCAGTTCCTCGCATGCACCTGCCGTTACGCTCAACAGCACCCACCACGCTCGCTCCCGACGGGAGACGGGCAGCATGAAGCGAATGAACGACGACCGGTAGGCCTTGAGATAGGTTTTGCGAGTGCCTTTATCGAACAGGCATTTGATGCTGGGCCACAGTATCCAGAGGAAGAGCAGGGCAATGACCGCTACAAGCGGCGCGAAGACGAGTGGCCGGCCATCCAGCCAAGGAAGATCGCCAGGATGCCGTGGAGTCACCAGCAACGTGTCGAGCGGCGCTAGCGATACAGTCACCCCGGTAACTATCCAAGTCCCAATGACGCCGCGCCGATAAAAGGCCAGGCGCGCGGATTCGCTGCTGAAGCGCTTGAGGCGCTGCAGGGTCGGCAGATCGATCAAGGGAAATACCACGACCAGCGCAATCGCCAGGACAACCTGTGCTGTGCCGATGTATGGATGCAGATCCATTGAAATCTCTGGAAAGTAAATGTAAATTTACATTTACATATTTGCGATGCCGTTGTCCAGAACACGCCGATGCCTAGAGCTGTTACGCACCACGAACCCAAGCAGCAGCGCAGCCGGGACACCCTGGAGCGCTTGCTTGCAGCCACCCTGAAGATGCTGGAAGAAGAGGGGCTGGATGGCGCTACCGTTCCAAAGATCGCCAAGGCTGCCAAGGTGGCACCGGCCAGTGTCTATCGCCGGTTCGTAGACAAGGAAGCACTTCTGCGTGCCACCTTCCTGCACGTCCTTAGCCAAAGCAACGACATGAATCGCGACGCCATCGCCAAGGCGGTGCAATGCGAGACCTTGGAAGCCACCGTGGCGAGGGTGATCAGTGCCCTGTTTGAGCAATACCGACATCATCCGCGTTTCTTGCGGGCCCTGGTGCGATTCATGGACAACGACAAGGACGAGGCATTCGTCAGGGAGGCGCGGCTACATATTGCCGAAAACATCAACGTGATCGTCGACGCACTACTGCCTTTCAGTGCAGCGATTCGGCATCCATCTCCGCGTCGGGCGCTACAGTTTGCGTTGCTTTCGGCGGGTAGCGCCATGGAAGCTTATGCGCTCGACAGCAACTCGTTATGGCATACCGTGCTGCCGCTCTCCGGGAAGGAACTCAAGGCCGAGTTGACGCGCGGCTTGGTGGCGTATTTGCAGCAAGCTGGATGATGATTCCTGAGCATGAAAAAGCCGCCTTGCGGCGGCTTGATACAGCCATAAAAAAAGCCGCTGTTAAAGCGGCTTCTTTTAGGTCTTCGCGATAGCAATCAACGCTGACGCGCCTTGAAGCGCGGGTTGCTCTTGCAGATCACGAACACTTTGCCGCGACGGCGCACAACCTTGCAGTCACGGTGCCGCTGCTTGGCGGACTTCAAAGAGGAAAGCACCTTCACGGCAGGCTCCTGAAACGAGATGAGTCAAAGACAGCGCGCAAGTATAACGATTTGAATCACTTATCACAAGCCCAGGGAAGCCTTGGCGTCGGCGACCGTTTCGAGAAACTGCGAAACCACCGGCGAGGGGCTTTCGGCCCGGCTGGCTACTGCAAGCAGGAGATAGGCATCCGGATCGGCCAGGGGCACGTAGCTGACACCTGCCAGTTTGACGGCCTGCATGCTCGCTGGCACCAAAGCCATGCCGATACCGGCCGCGACCAGCGCCAGCAAACCGTTGAGCTGCTGGGCCTGCTGGCGAACCACAGGATGGAATCCGGCTTTGGCGGCCAGCCGGACCAGGCGATCGTATAGCGTTGCGGCTAGCTCGCGCGGCTGGATCACGAACGGCTCCCCAGCCACCTCGGCCAGTTCCAGTTGCTTGCGGCTGGCCAGGCGATGACCTTCAGGCAGGGCGAGCAGCAGCGGTTCGCGGTCGATCACGTCTATCCGCAAGGCGTATGCGTCATCTTCGTGATTGGGCACATCGCGCACCAGGCCGACATCGATCTGGCCCTGGCGGATCGCGGCAAACTGGGGCTCGGTATACATCTCGCTCAGCCAGATCCGGACATTGGGCGCGTTCTGGCCCATCCGGATCAAAATTTGGGGCAGGGCAGGATGGAACGACACCGAAACCGTATAGGCCAGCCGCAGATGGCCGCTGTATCCGGCCGCAGCCTCGGCCACCTGGATGCGGGCGTCATCGGCCATGGCCAGGATCTGCCGGGCATGTTCCAGGAACAGCTTGCCGGGCTCGGTAAGGGTGACATTGCGCTTGTCGCGTTCCAGCAGGCGGATACCCAGGTCGTGCTCAAGTGCCTGGATTTGCTGGGAGAGCGGCGGCTGCGAAAGGTGCAGGCGCTGTGCCGCGCGGGTGAAGCTCAGCTCCTCGGCGACGGCGATGAAGTAACGCAGTTGGCGAAAATCAAACATATATGACTTTCGTATAAATGGGGCCTCAAATATATATTTGATTCTGTATCGCGTCGATCATAATATAGTCCCTGTCGCGGCACTTACCCCCCTCCCCCCGAGTGCCGCTGACCCTCGCCCCGCAGCGACGCTACCCCCGCGGTATTCGGCATCCCTCCCCAGAGCCAATACCGACGCGTCGCTAGCGGGGCGCTTCCTTTTCTGCTTCCCAGATAACGACTTATAGCGCTTTGTTAAAGCGCTGCAGCCAGTCGTGTGCCTTGAGCGATGGCGCGTTTGGCGTCCAGTTCGGCCGCTACGTCAGCCCCGCCAATCACATGCACGCGTTGTCCCTGGGCGATCAGTGCATCGGCCAGCGCCCGGTTTGGCTGCTGGCCGGCACAAATGATCACGTGATTGACGGGAAGGACCTGAGCTTCGCCATCCACCGTGATGTGCAAGCCGTCATCGTCAAAGCGTTCGTAGGTGACGTTGCCGAGCATCGTGACTTGCTTGTTCTTCAGTGTGGCGCGATGGACCCAGCCGGTGGTCTTGTTCAGGCGTGCGCCGGGACGTCCTTCGCTGCGTTGAAGCAACCACACTTGCCTCGCCGGTGCTTCCGGTTGTGGCGAGGTCAAGCCACCGCGTTGCGCCAGTTGCATGTCGACACCCCATTCGCGCGTCCAACGTTCCACGTCCATGGTGGGCGAAGGTGCGTGTTCGGTCAGGAATTCGGCCACGTCAAAACCAATGCCGCCAGCGCCGACGATGGCGACGCGATGTCCCACCAGCTTGTTGTGGGCAAGGATGTCGAGATAACTCAATACGCGTGGATCGTTGCTGCCCGGAAAGCTCACTTTGCGCGGCGTGATGCCGGTTGCCACGACTACGTCGTCGAAGTTCGACGCGGTAATCGAGGCGACATCGGCTATTTCGCCCAGACGCATGCGCACGCCGACATCCGCGAGCCGATTGCGGAAGTAGCGTAGTGTTTCGTGGAACTCTTCCTTGCCGGGAATGCGCTTGGCGTAATTGAATTGGCCACCAATTTCGCAGGCGCCATCGAATAACGTCACATCGTGGCCGCGCTCGGCAAGCGTCGTTGCGCAAGCCAGACCAGCAGGGCCAGCGCCGATGACGCCGATACGCTTGCGCGTCTGTGTCGGGGCAATCTGCAGTTCGGTTTCATGGCAGGCGCGCGGATTGACCATGCAACTGGCGCGTTGATTCTGGAAGACGTGATCAAGGCAAGCCTGATTGCACGCGATGCAGGTGTTGATGCGCTCACTGCGACCGTTTTTTGCCTTGGTCGCCCAATCCGGATCAGCAAGTAGCGGTCTTGCCATCGAAACCATGTCAGCTTCGCCGCCGGCAAGAATCTGCTCAGCCACCTCAGGCATGTTGATGCGATTGGTGGTGATCAGCGGAATCGATACTTCGCCTTTCAGCTTCTTCGTCACCCAAGCGAAGCCAGCACGCGGCACGCTGGTGACGATGGTGGGTACGCGCGCCTCGTGCCAGCCGATGCCGGTGTTGATGATGCTGGCGCCAGCCGCTTCGATAGCCTTGGCCAGCGTCACGATTTCCTGCCAGTCCTGTCCACCTTCGACCAGATCGAGCATCGACAGTCGATAGATGATGATGAAGTCCGGACCGACCGCAGCGCGCATGCGACGCACGATTTCGGTGGGAAAACGCATCCGTCGTGTTGCATCGCCACCCCATTCATCACTGCGCTGATTGGTGCGTGCGGCGATGAACTGATTGATCAAATAGCCTTCCGAACCCATCACTTCGACGCCGTCGTAGCCCGCATCTTGGGCGAGCTTCGCGCAGCGGACGAAATCGTTGATGGTGCGTTCGACGCCGCGCGCACTGAGCGCACGTGGTGTGAACGGCGTGATGGGTGATTTGATCTTCGACGGTGCTACCGAGAGCGGATGGTAGCCATAGCGTCCGGCGTGCAGGATCTGCATGCAGATGCGGCTGCCTTCGGCATGCACGGCATGGGTGATCTTGCGGTGTCGCGGCTTGTGCCAGGGCATAGTCAGGCGGCCGCCAAATGGCTTGAGCCAGCCTTCGATGCTCGGTGCGATGCCACCGGTCACCATCAGGCCCACGCCACCGCGGGCGCGTTCGGCGAAATAGGCGGCCAGCTTGTCGAAGTCGGCAGCTTTGTCCTCCAGCCCGGTGTGCATCGAACCCATCAGGATGCGGTTGGGCAGGGTGATGCGGCCCAGCGGGAGAGGAGCGAAGAGGTGGGGGTAATCCATACGGTGCCGTCTTCAAACGATCGTATGAATGTGCCTGCTATGCGCCTTGGGCGCAAGTGGTCCCGGGAGGGCAGGTGAAGCTCAGGTCAGCAATTGTCGTACCAGTGCAATGTATTGCCGCCGGGCTTCGTCCTGCGACATGCCTTTCAACAACGTCCAGGCTTCCTTCTTGGCGGTACCTATGAAATCGAAGAAACCTGGATCGCAGCCATGGACATCGCCACCGTTGCCCTGCTTGTAGAGCGCGTAAAGCCTTAGCAGCGTGTCGTTGTCCGGGCGTTCGTGCAGTAGTTGTTTGATGTCCGCAGCGGCTTGCTCGAACTCGCGTTGGAGATCATTCATGGCAGGTGGCTGGTACGGGAGAGTGGTCGGTTGAGAGCTGGAAAGCATGCGCTTGGAACCCCTGTAAACGCGTTAAGCTAAGCACTTCCCGTGCCATCAGGTCACTCCATGCAAACACGTCCGCCTGCGCCCGTACTCACCATCGACGGACCATCCGGATCTGGCAAAGGCACCATCAGCCGGCTGGTCGCCGAACATCTTGGCTGGCGGTTACTGGATTCGGGGGCGCTTTACCGTGCCGTGGGCTATGCGGCAGGGGCGGCCGGACTGGATCTGTCCGATGCCGAAGCAGTCACCCGCTGCGCCGAATCCACCCGAATCCACTTCCGGGCGGCGCCTAATGATGGCGAAACGCGGGTAATCGTCAATGGCCATGATGCCACGGATGAGCTGCGGACCGAGACCGCCGGGGCGGCAGCGTCCGCGATTGCATCGATCCCTTCCGTCCGCAAAGCCTTGGTAGACCTGCAGTTGAGCTTCCGCAAGGCGCCCGGGCTGGTGGCCGACGGGCGGGACATGGGGACGGTGATCTTTCCCGATGCACCGTTCAAAGTGTTCCTGACCGCCAGCGCCGCCGAAAGGGCAAAAAGACGCTATAAGCAGTTGAAGGAAAAGGGACTGAGCGTTACACTTGCATCCCTTCAGAGCGAAATTGAAGCGCGTGACACCCGCGATGCCTCGCGAGCTGTTGCGCCGCTCAAGCCCGCCGCCGATGCACTGCTGGTCGATACCACCGGCATGGGGATCGAAGACGTGGTCGCTAAAGTTCTGGCCGTCGTGAAGCCGTAAAGCGGTCACGGCGGCTTTGGTGCTTCATGTCGCGGCATGAAGTTTTGGGTCAACGGTGCCAGGGAGTAATCCCGAAACACCCACAACCGGTGGGCCTTCCCTTGCGCAAACATCCGACGGCGCGCAACGGGGCTAGGGCCTTTTCTTATTTACGGAATCAACATGACTGAAAGTTTTGCCGAGCTGTTTGAACAGAGCCAACAGGCCATCTCCAAGCTGAAGCCGGGCGCCATCGTCACGGGTATCGTTGTGGAAATCCGCAACGACGTCGTCGTGATCAACGCCGGCCTGAAGAGCGAAGGCATCGTCCCGATCGAGCAGTTCAAGGACGAGAAGGGCGAGTTGGAAGTGCAGGTGGGTGACGAGGTGAAGGTTGCCCTCGATGCACTCGAAGACGGTTTCGGCGAGACCAAGCTGTCCCGCGAGAAAGCCAAGCGTTCGATGGTGTGGGACGACCTCGAGCAGGCGTTCGACAAGGAAGAGACCATCACCGGCATGATCTCCGGCAAGGTCAAGGGTGGCTTCACGGTCGACATCAAGGACGTCCGCGCATTCCTGCCGGGCTCGCTGGTTGATGTGCGTCCCGTGCGCGATCCGGTTTACCTCGAGGGCAAGGCGCTCGAGTTCAAGATCATCAAGCTGGACCGCAAGCGCAACAACGTTGTCGTCAGCCGCCGCGCCGTCGTCGAGACCGAGTTCTCCGAAGAGCGCGAGAAGCTGCTGGAACGCCTGACCGAAGGCGCAGTGGTCAAGGGTACGGTCAAGAACCTCACCGACTACGGCGCGTTCGTGGATCTGGGCGGTATCGACGGCCTGTTGCACATCACCGACATGGCGTGGAAGCGCGTGCGTCATCCGTCCGAAGTCGTCAACGTTGGCGACGAGCTGGATGTTCGCGTGCTGAAGTACGACCGCGAGCGCAACCGCGTGTCCCTGGGCCTGAAGCAGCTGGGCGACGATCCGTGGGTCAACATCTCGCGTCGTTACCCGGTCGGCAGCCGTCTGTTCGGCAAGGTCTCCAACGTCACCGATTACGGTTGCTTCGTTGAGATCGAGCCGGGCGTCGAAGGTCTGGTCCACGTGTCCGAAATGGATTGGACCAACAAGAACGTCAATCCGGCCAAGGTTGTGCAGGTTGGTGACGAGACCGAAGTGATGGTGCTGGACGTGGATGAAGAGCGTCGCCGCATCTCGCTGGGTATCAAGCAGACGCGTTCCAATCCGTGGGAAGCGTTCGCAGCGATGCACAAGAAGAACGACAAGGTGTCCGGTCAGATCAAGTCGATCACCGACTTCGGCATCTTCATCGGTCTGGACGGTGGCATCGACGGTCTGGTTCACCTGTCCGACATCTCCTGGCAGGCTTCCGGCGAAGACCTCGTTCGCAACTTCAAGAAGGGCGACGAGATCGAAGCCGTGGTGCTCGCCGTTGATCCGGAGCGCGAGCGCATCTCGCTCGGCATCAAGCAGATGGAACAGGATCCGTTCGGCCACTTCATGGCCGTCCATACGCGCGGCACCATCGTCAACGGTACCGTGAAGGAAGTGGACGCCAAGGGTGCGGTGATCGACCTGGGCGACGGCGTCGAGGGTTACCTCCGCGCCAGCGATATCGCCAAGGAGCGCATCGACGATGCCACTCAGCATCTGAAGGTGGGTGACAAGGTCGAAGCCAAGTTCACCGGGATGGACCGTAAGGGCCGTCAGCTGTCGCTGTCGATCCGCGCCAAGGACGAGGAAGAGCTGCAAGACGCCATGGCCGAGTATTCGTCCGCGTCGGGTGGCACGACCAAGCTTGGTGCGCTGCTGAAAGAGCAGCTCAACAAGGCTGATTGATTTAGTGCCTGCAGCGGGGCGGCGGTTCGCCGCCCCGCCTCGTTCCACGTCACGGACATTGGGGACCCATGACCAAATCCGAGTTGATTGAGGCGCTGGCTAGGCGCCAAACCCATCTTGCGTTTAGCGACGTTGAGCTGGCGGTCAAAAACGTGATCGAACAGATGAGCCAGGCTTTATCTACTGGCGAGCGTATCGAGGTGCGTGGTTTTGGCAGCTTTGCCTTGCATTACCGGCCGCCGCGTATGGGTCGCAACCCCAAGACTGGCGATGCCGTGGCTTTGCCCGGCAAGCATGTGCCGCACTTCAAGCCCGGCAAGGAGCTTAGAGAGCGCGTTAACATGCATCTGGAACAACAGCAGGAAGGCTGATCTTTCCTCGCTCAATGCTTATCCGACAGGCAGGCGGCCTTGGGCCGATCCTGCCTTTTCTTTTACGTGGATTGCGCAATGACGCGATCCTGCCTGAATCAATCTGCAAAGACCGCCTGTGCCACCTACGGGCAATCGGGTAAAGTTTCCCGATGCGACTGATCGTCATGCTGCTATTGCTGTTGTTCATCGCCGGGGGAGTAGTACTCGGGGCGCTTAATGCGGACCTCATCGGGTACGACCTTGGCTTTGCGCGTGTCCAGGTGCCAAAAGGCGCTGCCTTGCTGGCGGTGCTTGCACTGGGCTGGATTCTGGGTGGTCTGACCGCCTGGCTAGGTGTCACTACGCGGCATCGGCGCGAGCGACGACGCGCTGAAAAGGCCGTGGGCACGAAGGCATCGAAAACCCCATGAGCGCTCTCTATCCGCTGCTGGCTTTGCTTATACCGGCGGCTTTTCTAAGCGGCTGGTGGACAGCTCGGCGCGCTGGCGTGCGCCGCTCGGGTGTGCAGGTCAGCGAATTGTCCTCCGATTACTTCCGTGGCCTGAACTACCTACTCAACGAAGAACAGGACAAGGCCATCGAGGTGTTCCTCAAGCTGGCCGAATACAACCGCGACACCGTAGAAACGCACTTAGCGTTAGGTAATCTTTTTCGGCGGCGTGGTGAAGTGGATCGGGCTATTCGGCTGCATCAACATCTTGTTTCCAGGCCAGGCTTGTCCGAGGGGATGAAAACCGTCGCCCTGCTGGAACTGGGGGAAGACTACATGCGTGCCGGTCTGCTCGATCGCGCTGAAGCGCTGTTCTCGGATCTGGTGGCGATGAATGCGCACGCGCCATCGGCCCTGCGTCACCTCATCGCGATCTATCAGCACGAACGCGATTGGCATAAAGCGATAGAGCACGCTCGCCGCCTTGAAACCATGACGGGTGAGGAAGAAGTCACCAACATCGCACAGTTCTATTGCGAACTGGCCGAGCAGTCGCGCCAGCATGGTGCGCGCGCCGAAGCGCGCGAATATCTGCAACACGCCTTCGCATGCCAGCCCGATTGCGTGCGCGCATTCATGCTGACGGGACGCCTGCATGCGGAAGAAGGGCAGCATGCCGAAGCTGTCGATATCTACGAGCGCGCCGTCGAAGCGGACATCGCCTTTGTGCCAGAAATTCTGCCGCCCTTGTTGGATAGCTATGCGCGCTCAGGGCAAATGGAGCGCGCTGAGCATTTTCTGCGCGATATCCTGGCTCGTTATCACGGTATTTCGCCCGTGTTGGCGTTGACGCATCTGTACCAGAAGCGCGACGGCGAAAAGCCGGCGATCGAGTTCCTTACGTCGCAACTGCGCCAACGTCCTTCGGTGCGCGGTCTGATGGCCCTGATTGACGCCACCATGGACAAGATCGAAGGTGAGGCGCGCGAGAACTTCCTCATTCTGCGCGATCTCACGCACAAGCTGCTCGAAGGGCAGGCGATGTATCGCTGCAGCCATTGTGGCTTCGGTACCAAAGCCCATCACTGGCAATGCCCAAGCTGTAAAGGCTGGAGCACGATCAGGCCGATTCATGGTGTCGCCAATGAGTGATGCCGTCGTGGCCAGTCTCGCCCCGATCGCGTTCGCCGTTCTGATTGCTTTCCTGATTGCCTTGTGCGCGGTTCGCACAGCCATCGCTTACGCGCATCGCCGGGGCATGTACGACCAGCCGGGGCAACGCCGATCCCACAAGATCCCCACGCCGCGTGGAGGTGGTATCGGCATCATCGTATCCGTGGTGATCACGGTGCCAACATGCTTGTTGTATATGCAGCCTGCATGGCCTCGCACCATTGCGTTGGCTTTGCTGGTGGCGGTGTTGCTGGTGGCATGGATCGGGTGGTGGGACGACCACAGCCCCCTGCCTGCGTTGCCGCGATTCGGGGTGCAAATTCTTGCGACGGCACTTTTCTCAGTGGCCTTGATCGCTAGCGGGTTGAGCTGGCTGTGGCTGCCGTTGCTGGTGCTTGCCGGGGCGTGGAGTATCAATCTGCATAACTTCATGGATGGCATCGACGGCTTGCTGGCTCAGCAAGGCGTATTCGTCGCCTGTGGCCTGGCGCTGCTCGCGGCGCTGGCCGACCAGACCGCCCTGGCTGCTGGGTCGGCGTGCGTCGCGGCGGCCTGCCTGGGCTTCTGGTGTTACAACCGCTCGCCGGCCCGGATTTTCATGGGGGACGTAGGCAGCGGCAGTATCGGATTGCTGCTTTTTGCCCTGACCGCCATGCTCTGGCGCGTTGAGACGTGGCTGCTATGGCCCGCTCTGATCCTCAGTTCAGCTTTTGTGACGGATGCGACCCTTACTCTGCTCAACCGAGTCCTGGGTGGGCGTCGCTGGTACACTGCGCATCGCGAACATCTTTATCAATGGATTGTGCGCAGGGGCCATACACATGCCGCAGGGGCGGCGTGGTATGGGGGATGGAATCTGCTAGTGGCAACTCCACTGGCGGCGCTGGCATGGAAAAGGCCAGGGTTGGGGCTAATAGCCTGCATCGTCACCTACGCGATCGGTGCGGCGATATGGCTGATAACCAAACGCCGCATGATTCGCCGAGATCGATACAAGGTTCATCATGTCGATACGTAAATGGGTAGGGATCGTTCATCCTCGCATCGCAGTCGTCGTGCACGACTTGCTGATCACTGCACTCGCCTGGTGGGTGGCTAAGGAACTGCGCTATGCGCTGGATCCGCAGCTACCCGTCACCTTCGAGTTGTTCGAATTTCCCATCGTGCTGGCGGTGCAGGGCCTGGTCTACGCATGGACGGGGCTTTACAAGGGTGTATGGCGCTTCGCCAGCTTGCCGGATTTGTGGAATATCTTGCGCGCCGCCATCGTCGGCACCGTCGCGATCGGTGTGGCGTTGTTCCTCTACGGCCGTCTGGAAGGCGTGCCGCGTTCGGTCCTGTTGTTGTATCCCTTCGTACTGGCGTTGTTCCTTGGCACGCCGCGTCTGGCCTATCGCTTCTGGAAGGACAGTCGCATCGATTTGTTCATGAACGCCAAGACTCAGCGTGTGCTGATCGTTGGCGCGGACCGGGCAGGTGAGGCGCTTGCGCGCGATCTGCATCGCGACTCGCGCTACATGGTCGTAGGTTTTGTCGATAATCAGCGCTCGCTGCGTGGTGCTCGGATCAACGGCAAGCCTGTGCTGGGCACCCTCGAGCAGCTCCCTGATGTGGCCAAAGAAGCGGCGGTGCAGATGCTGCTGATTGCGTTGCCGGGCGCAAGCGCGCGGGAAATGCGTCAAGTGGTTGAGCTGTGCGACCGTACCGGATTGCCTTATCGCACCGTGCCGAAGCTTGAAGATGTCGTTGCCGGCCGCGCCCAGTTCAATCAGATCAAGGAAGTTTCGATCGAAGATCTGCTCGGTCGCGATGCGGTGGAGCTCGATTGGACCCGCATTCGCGAGACCCTGACCGGACGTCGTGTGCTGATCACCGGCGGTGGCGGTTCGATCGGTTCCGAACTTTGCCGGCAAGTTGCGCGATTGGGCGTGCATGCGCTCACTATCGTCGAGTCGTGCGAGTACAACCTGTACCAAATCTCGCAGGAACTGCGCGCGGCTTATCCGGAACTGC from Dyella caseinilytica includes these protein-coding regions:
- a CDS encoding integration host factor subunit beta; translation: MQRGGGSPPRLVPRHGHWGPMTKSELIEALARRQTHLAFSDVELAVKNVIEQMSQALSTGERIEVRGFGSFALHYRPPRMGRNPKTGDAVALPGKHVPHFKPGKELRERVNMHLEQQQEG
- a CDS encoding lipopolysaccharide assembly protein LapA domain-containing protein yields the protein MRLIVMLLLLLFIAGGVVLGALNADLIGYDLGFARVQVPKGAALLAVLALGWILGGLTAWLGVTTRHRRERRRAEKAVGTKASKTP
- the lapB gene encoding lipopolysaccharide assembly protein LapB, whose amino-acid sequence is MSALYPLLALLIPAAFLSGWWTARRAGVRRSGVQVSELSSDYFRGLNYLLNEEQDKAIEVFLKLAEYNRDTVETHLALGNLFRRRGEVDRAIRLHQHLVSRPGLSEGMKTVALLELGEDYMRAGLLDRAEALFSDLVAMNAHAPSALRHLIAIYQHERDWHKAIEHARRLETMTGEEEVTNIAQFYCELAEQSRQHGARAEAREYLQHAFACQPDCVRAFMLTGRLHAEEGQHAEAVDIYERAVEADIAFVPEILPPLLDSYARSGQMERAEHFLRDILARYHGISPVLALTHLYQKRDGEKPAIEFLTSQLRQRPSVRGLMALIDATMDKIEGEARENFLILRDLTHKLLEGQAMYRCSHCGFGTKAHHWQCPSCKGWSTIRPIHGVANE
- a CDS encoding glycosyltransferase family 4 protein; amino-acid sequence: MSDAVVASLAPIAFAVLIAFLIALCAVRTAIAYAHRRGMYDQPGQRRSHKIPTPRGGGIGIIVSVVITVPTCLLYMQPAWPRTIALALLVAVLLVAWIGWWDDHSPLPALPRFGVQILATALFSVALIASGLSWLWLPLLVLAGAWSINLHNFMDGIDGLLAQQGVFVACGLALLAALADQTALAAGSACVAAACLGFWCYNRSPARIFMGDVGSGSIGLLLFALTAMLWRVETWLLWPALILSSAFVTDATLTLLNRVLGGRRWYTAHREHLYQWIVRRGHTHAAGAAWYGGWNLLVATPLAALAWKRPGLGLIACIVTYAIGAAIWLITKRRMIRRDRYKVHHVDT
- a CDS encoding polysaccharide biosynthesis protein: MMSIRKWVGIVHPRIAVVVHDLLITALAWWVAKELRYALDPQLPVTFELFEFPIVLAVQGLVYAWTGLYKGVWRFASLPDLWNILRAAIVGTVAIGVALFLYGRLEGVPRSVLLLYPFVLALFLGTPRLAYRFWKDSRIDLFMNAKTQRVLIVGADRAGEALARDLHRDSRYMVVGFVDNQRSLRGARINGKPVLGTLEQLPDVAKEAAVQMLLIALPGASAREMRQVVELCDRTGLPYRTVPKLEDVVAGRAQFNQIKEVSIEDLLGRDAVELDWTRIRETLTGRRVLITGGGGSIGSELCRQVARLGVHALTIVESCEYNLYQISQELRAAYPELLLNSVLADAGDRVAMRRLFTEVMPQVVFHAAAYKHVPMLQGQLRTAVRNNVLTTRTVANLASEMRVECFVLISTDKAVNPTSVMGACKRIAEIWCQNLNAHSNTHFITVRFGNVLDSAGSVVPLFRQQIHAGGPVTVTHPEISRYFMTIPEATQLILQAAALGKGGEIFALDMGEPVKIRDLAEQMIRLAGKKPGTEIPIVYTGLRSGEKLFEELFHPLENYSATTHNKIFLAQHRPVSWDLLQVQMDKATDAVHQYDEEALRSCVSSLLPSFCWSDVAQQSDNVVPLRRNDIGEK